The following proteins are encoded in a genomic region of Macrobrachium nipponense isolate FS-2020 chromosome 44, ASM1510439v2, whole genome shotgun sequence:
- the LOC135204328 gene encoding uncharacterized protein LOC135204328, with the protein MQGLLICSLAIVGVVVALPSGPGVAPPATCRYWCRTPAPANQVYCCEDISEPEGPVGVKIGSCPRVRPACPPVRSGGPPSPCSNDFKCFGADKCCYDVCLEEHVCKPQSFFNQGFLY; encoded by the exons ATGCAG GGTCTCCTGATTTGCTCCTTGGCCATCGTCGGCGTCGTGGTAGCTCTCCCTAGCGGGCCAGGCGTTGCTCCTCCTGCAACCTGCAGGTACTGGTGTCGTACCCCCGCCCCTGCGAATCAAGTTTATTGCTGCGAAGACATCAGTGAGCCAGAGGGACCCGTTGGAGTGAAGATTGGAAGCTGCCCCAGAGTTCGACCTGCCTGTCCCCCCGTCAGGAGTGGTGGGCCACCATCCCCCTGCTCCAACGACTTCAAGTGCTTTGGAGCTGACAAGTGCTGCTATGACGTTTGTCTAGAAGAACACGTCTGCAAGCCACAAAGCTTTTTCAACCAAGGATTTCTATACTAA
- the LOC135204329 gene encoding acanthoscurrin-1-like, with protein sequence MKVFLLCSLAIAATVSGDPSKDKTRGYAGAGLGGAGGGLGLGGGGVGPGGILPGGGVGPGGILPGGDVGSGGIFPGGGVGPGGILPGGGVGPGGIHPGGVNPPATCRYWCRTPEGQAYCCESNQELEGPVGVKIGNCPRVRPQCPPVRFGGAPTTCSNDFKCAGADKCCYDVCLEEHVCKPQSYFG encoded by the exons ATGAAG GTCTTCTTGCTCTGCTCACTGGCCATTGCAGCCACAGTCTCTGGCGACCCAAGCAAAGACAAAACAAGAGGGTATGCAGGTGCTGGCCTGGGAGGTGCCGGAGGCGGTCTTGGTCTTGGAGGAGGCGGTGTAGGTCCTGGTGGGATTCTCCCAGGAGGTGGTGTTGGTCCTGGTGGGATTCTCCCAGGAGGTGATGTTGGCTCTGGTGGGATTTTCCCAGGTGGTGGTGTAGGTCCTGGTGGGATTCTCCCAGGAGGGGGCGTAGGCCCTGGTGGGATTCACCCAGGCGGCGTTAATCCACCAGCGACCTGCAGATACTGGTGTCGCACTCCCGAAGGCCAAGCTTACTGCTGTGAGAGCAACCAGGAATTAGAAGGGCCCGTCGGCGTCAAAATTGGGAACTGTCCCAGGGTTCGACCTCAGTGTCCTCCGGTGCGATTTGGTGGCGCTCCCACCACCTGTTCCAACGACTTCAAGTGCGCCGGCGCTGACAAGTGCTGCTATGACGTCTGTCTTGAGGAACACGTCTGCAAACCACAGAGCTATTTTGgctaa